The following proteins are encoded in a genomic region of Phragmites australis chromosome 9, lpPhrAust1.1, whole genome shotgun sequence:
- the LOC133929024 gene encoding large ribosomal subunit protein eL36x-like, with translation MAPSLPKSGLFVGINKGHVVTKRELPPRPSDRKGKATKRVNFVRSLIREVAGFAPYEKRITELLKVGKDKRALKVAKRKLGTHKRAKKKREEMSNVLRKMRSAGTHTDKKK, from the exons ATGGCGCCGTCGCTGCCGAAGTCCGGGCTCTTCGTGGGCATCAACAAGGGCCACGTCGTCACCAAGCGCGAGCTGCCGCCGCGCCCGTCCGACCGCAAGGGG AAAGCAACCAAGAGGGTGAACTTTGTCAGGAGCTTGATCAGGGAGGTTGCTGGGTTTGCTCCTTATGAGAAGCGTATCACTGAGCTTCTCAAGGTTGGCAAGGACAAGCGTGCACTGAAGGTGGCCAAGAGAAAGCTTGGAACTCACAAGAGggcaaagaagaagagagaggagatgtCGAATGTCCTCAGGAAGATGAG ATCGGCTGGTACTCACACTGATAAGAAGAAATAG